From Weissella confusa, a single genomic window includes:
- a CDS encoding LysE/ArgO family amino acid transporter, with translation MMTVLKGMMIGFAFIAPIGMQNLYVFNNAMNNRLRRAFLYVLFVWLADAAFSMAAFFGMGALISSHEMLKLIVMLLGGLLVVWIGYGILRGANSVQLNTQQNAMTMKKAMITAVIVSWANPQALIDGSLMLGALRGTLADNQVWPFIIGVITASFIWFNGITITMNLLKERLPKRALVWVNIVSAFIVIGYGLYLLYEAVVMLFFH, from the coding sequence ATGATGACAGTTTTGAAAGGCATGATGATTGGGTTTGCGTTTATCGCACCAATCGGTATGCAAAATTTATATGTGTTTAACAATGCCATGAATAATCGCCTCCGTCGGGCTTTTCTATATGTGTTGTTTGTTTGGTTAGCCGATGCAGCCTTTTCGATGGCGGCATTCTTTGGGATGGGCGCACTAATCAGCTCACATGAAATGTTGAAGCTAATTGTCATGCTCCTCGGTGGCTTGCTGGTAGTTTGGATTGGGTATGGTATTCTACGTGGGGCCAACTCAGTGCAATTGAACACGCAGCAAAATGCCATGACGATGAAGAAGGCGATGATAACAGCGGTGATTGTGTCATGGGCCAATCCACAAGCGCTAATCGATGGATCGCTGATGCTTGGTGCATTGCGTGGAACGCTGGCCGACAATCAAGTTTGGCCATTCATCATTGGGGTTATTACCGCCAGCTTTATTTGGTTCAATGGTATTACAATCACCATGAATTTGCTGAAAGAACGCTTGCCTAAGCGTGCACTGGTTTGGGTGAATATTGTGTCTGCCTTCATTGTTATCGGGTACGGTCTGTACCTATTATATGAAGCAGTGGTAATGTTATTCTTCCATTAG
- a CDS encoding hemolysin III family protein, which produces MPILTKENRKYLITYETLNAVTHGLGVLAAVVGATLLLWESMQANFSWFTMAALWIYAISIITFLLASTLFHALVFTKAGKIFQFLDHSGIYLVILGSYTPYTWLFLPGKVGWPIWITILVLTIAGIIYDLFFVGRWPWLSVLIYVIMGWLIILAFPALHASLTPFAFNLLLAGGITYTLGAGVYLIPKLPMSHVYWHLFVLGGATLMYISIFSMLF; this is translated from the coding sequence ATGCCAATCCTAACAAAAGAAAACCGCAAATACTTAATTACATATGAAACATTGAACGCCGTGACCCACGGTTTGGGCGTTCTAGCAGCCGTCGTTGGCGCAACACTACTACTTTGGGAGAGTATGCAAGCTAACTTCAGTTGGTTCACCATGGCTGCCCTTTGGATTTACGCCATTTCAATTATCACCTTCTTGTTAGCATCAACGCTTTTCCACGCATTGGTATTCACCAAGGCCGGTAAGATTTTTCAATTTCTTGATCACTCAGGCATCTATCTTGTCATCCTTGGAAGCTACACACCATACACGTGGCTATTCCTTCCAGGCAAGGTTGGCTGGCCAATTTGGATTACCATCCTCGTCTTAACAATCGCCGGTATCATTTACGACTTATTCTTCGTTGGACGCTGGCCATGGTTGTCAGTTTTGATCTACGTCATTATGGGGTGGCTAATCATCTTGGCCTTCCCAGCCTTACACGCTTCATTGACACCATTCGCCTTCAACTTACTGTTGGCTGGTGGTATCACCTACACACTGGGCGCTGGTGTTTACCTCATTCCAAAACTCCCAATGAGCCACGTTTACTGGCACTTGTTTGTTTTGGGTGGTGCAACCTTGATGTACATCTCAATCTTTAGCATGTTGTTCTAG